The DNA window AATCTACGGCTCGCATCGCCTGGAGGTGGCCGATCGGATCGGCGTGATCACGTTCAATCTCGACGACCTTCCCCATGGACTCGTGACCGCTGCGCTCAACGACTACTTCGGCATTGCCGTGCGGAACGAGTGCTTCTGCGCGCAGCCGTTTGTGCGGGAGCTGCTGGGCCGAACGGGCGGAGAAGGGGCCTCCTCCACCGAAGGGGAATGCGCGCCTGACTCGCAGCCGGGCATGGTCCGCGTCTCGTTTGGGCTCTACAACACGAAGGAGGATGTGGACGCCGCTGCCGACGCCCTGGCCGACATTGCGGCCCGGCCCGACGAGTATCGGGCCCAGTACCGCCCGCTTCTCAACGGCAGTGGCGATTGGACGCACCGCACGTTCGAGTATCCGCCGGAAGAGGCCTTTTCGATGGAGGACGAGATCGACGATTGGCTCCGCTCTGCGTAATTTCTTGGAGCTGGAGTATCGAGGAATTCAGGGCTGATGTTTTCGGGTTAGGAAGAAGAAGCGTCAGTGATCGGTTTCTGCTCCCCGGCCTGAAAACTCAGGCGCCCGGTCGGCGGCGACGGCAAGATGTCTCTGCTGCGCGTTCTTGTTTGAGCGGAAGCGAGATTACCGGTCTGAGATCGGTTGACGCGCAGAGTCTTGCCGGAGCAGGGAATCTGGGATTCCCAGCGTCAGCCTGAGTTTTCACAGCCTTGATCTTTTTGGCTCATTTTTCCATCAAGGCAAAAATGAACATCAAATCATTAGTGATGGGTCCAACCGTTGCCGAACGCTTATCTGATTTCTAAAAGAACGTGGGAGACGCACATCTTTGAAAAAGGGCACGAAGACGCATAATCGAACATTGGCATTAGGAGATAATACTGACCGAATGACGCCCAGCATTCTCGTCGAGCAGTTGAATCGGCTGCGGGACACCCATCCGCGCGCCCCGCTCGTCGTCTTCGTTCCTCGTACACAGCTGGGACATGCCCTCGAAACAGCCCTCGCCCGACACCGCGGCGGATGGGAGGGGCTGCAGTTTCAGATCCCCCGGCACTACGCCGAAGCGGTTGCCCAGATCGATGTTTTGACGTCCGGGCGACACGAGGCACCAGTGGAAGCACACCTGTTTCGCACGGCCCGCATTCTCCAGGAGCGCCCCCAACAGAAGACGGACAGCCTGCCGGGCTGGCACCTGCTTGCCTCCACGGTCGCACGCGCGATCGACACGCTTCGAGAGGGTGATGTGTCTGTCGAGGCCATTCGGCAACGGGCCACAGCGCCCGACGCGTCGGAGACGCTCGGCATCGTGGCCGATTGCTATGAGCAGTACAGGGAAGAGTTGGAGGCACGCGATCTCTATGATGACGCGACCGTCTACCAGTGGGCCACGGAGCGCGTGCAGGCCGGAGACGCGCCGGGCGTGGAGGACACGGTGTACGCCGTTGCGGGCGCCGCTGAACTTTCGGAGCACGCGGCGCAGTTTCTGAAGGCCCTTCAGGCACACGCGAAGGACGTTCTGCGCCTTGGGGTCGACGGTTCAGGCCCCGCGGCGATGGCGCCCCCGGAGACGGCCGCGGCACGGTTCGGCAATGTAGACGTGGTGCCCGTCTCGACTGCGGAGGATGAAGCGGAGACGGTCGACGATCGCTTCGTACGGGCCGTGGGCGCCACGAACGAGGTGAAGGCCGTCATTCGGGATCTTCTGGAGGACGGGGTTGCCTTCGACGACGCGACGATTGCCTATGCGAGCTCACAGCCGTACGCGAGCCTGATTGCGGATGAGGCTGAGCGGGCCGGCATCCCCATCACGATGGGCACCGGCCTTCCGGCGGAGCAGACCCGCACGGGGCGGGCGCTGCGCGGGCTCTACGAGTGGGTGCGTGAGAACTACGATCCGGCGATTCTCATCCGGATGCTGCGCGAGCGGCTCCTGCGGACGGATCGCTGGCTCGATCGCGAAATTGACGACTCTGATGAGGGCAATCTGCCGAGCCTACGTCCGCACGAGGCGGCGACGCTTCTGGCCGGCCGATCCTACGAATCCGGTCGGGACGGGCTGCTCGGCGGCCTTCAATCGGCGATTTCCTCTGTGAAGAAGAAATCGGAGGAACGGGCCGATTGCACCCTAACGGATCGGGAAGAGCGGCGCCTGGAGCGACGTCGGTTGCTGGCCGGATACCTGAAGGCGCTCGTGGAATTGGTGCCGCGCGAGGGCGACGTGCGGATGCTAGCAGAGAACAGTTGCACGTTTCTTCAGACGTTCGGTCCGTTGGATCCTGTAGAAGATGTGGCGGAGGAGGAGCGCACGCTCGACGAGGCGGCCCGCCAGCTCCTCTACGATCGCCTCACCCGACTCAGCGAGATGGAGGTTTCGTGCGAGGCGTCGGATCGTCAATTGGCCGCGATGATGGGGCGGTGGCTCGACGAGCAGGCCGTGCAGGCGCAGCGCCCTCGCCCCGGCCACGTGCACGTCCTGCCGCTCGAAAGCGCCGGCTACAGCGACCGGTCGCACTTGTCCGTCGTGGGGCTCGATGGCACCACCTTCGCCGCGCCCATGGTGGACAACGGCATGCTGCAGGACGCCGACCGGCGCGCCCTGGTGGAGTCGCTTACGACTGTTGCGGAGGAGACCCGTCCCACCACGCCCGCCGACGATGCCCTGTGGCGGGCCGCCTGTGCTCTGGAACGACACCGTGGGCCCACGGCCTACTACACGCGCATCTTCGATGTCGAGGCCGGGGAGGAGCGGGATCCGTCGTCGCTCTTTCTGCAGAAAGAAAGTGAGGCGCTTGCGGGCCAATCGGATGACGACAAACAGGAAGCGTCCCGCACGGTTGGCCTCATCCCGGCCGCTGACGGCATCGCGATTGCTGATCGCGACCGGTGGCTGTCGTCGTATCGTCGGGGACGTCAGCGCACAGAGGCGTTGGCCGACGAGGAGACCTCGGCCCGCGATCGGCTGGAGGCAGAGCATCCGTGGATTGTAGACGGTGAGGCGGCCCGGCAGGCGCGGCAGTCCGACCGCTATACCGTCCATGACGGACTCTTGCCCGCAGCCGACTATCCGGAGCTTGATTTCTTTGGGGACGATGAGCGACCCGTGTCGGCCTCGCGGCTCGAAACCCTCGCCGAGGCGCCGTACGTCTACTTCCTGAAATACGTTCTCGGCGTGCGATCCCTCGATGAACCCGCGATCAACGACGATCCGTGGTTCAACCCGCTGCGGAAGGGCACGCTCCTCCACGCGATCTACGAGCAGTTCATGGAGGACTTAAAGGGAGAGCCCCCTTCTGCTGAAGATCTCGGAGATCTGATGGAAATCGTCGAAGAGAAGTTGGAGAAAGAGATGGAAGAATCTGCGGCTCCATCCGAGGTTGCAAAGCAATCGGCGCTGCGAGCGCTCCGTCGCAACGCGAAGCTCTTCCTCCGCGCCGAGATCGAGCACGGAGAGAACTACGCCCCTGATGGGTTCGAATGGGGCTTCGGCTTTCCGCCGCATCGTCGCGAGGATCAGGACCACGACACTCCCGCTCGTCTGACGGTCGACGATCGATCGCTGCAGCTTCGTGGCCGCATTGATCGGGTGGATCGCAATCGCGAGACTGGGAATCTTGTGGCCTGGGACTACAAGACCGGCGGCACGTCGTCCTACGACGAAAGCGACCCGCTGCAGGACGGCAAAACGCTCCAGTGGGCGCTCTATGCCTACGCGCTGGAGGCCCTGTGGGGCGAGACCGTGGAGGCCTCGGGGTACTTCTTTGCGACGGCGGCGGAGGTGGGCCGTCGGATGACCGCGTCTCCCGATGCACACCGGACGGCGGTGAATCGTCTTCTGTCGCGGCTGGGGGCTCTGGCGGAGAGTGGGACCTTTCCGGTGGCGCCGCATCTGCCAGACGTGACGGACTGGAAGTGGAACGGGTACGACCGCATCGTCAAGGATCTGCGGGAGCGGCGGCGGGAGCTGAAGGGCAAGGCGTATCCGGAGGATCGGCCCGAGCCGCCCTCGTTCTGAGTCTTCTCAATTTTCAATGGTGCTTTTTCGGTCACATTCGGCACTTGCATCCTGCAGTGGGGCGTCATCCATTTTGGATGTCCTTTTTGTCTTGGTACAAAAGGGACTGAAAAGATCAAGGCTGTGAAGAAAACGGCTGAGTCCCTCGACTCGTCACTGAAATTCGGCAAACTCCCAAACCGACAGTGGTCGGTTCGCTCAGACATCCCGAATTTCGGTTGCTGTGAGTCTCAGGACTCTCCGCGCCGTTTTCTTCAAGGCCGTGGGTGTTTTCCCGTATGAAGAGAGGCCAGCAATCGTACTCTACCGTCCCTTCTTCTCTTTCAGCTTTCGGCGTCGACCTCATCTGATGAAAGCAACATCTCTCCAAGATCAGTCAGAGCGCTACGATGATGCAGCCGTCCGGCGGCGGATTGGGCCGTGGGACGAGGACGGTGTTCCCGATCTCGATGCGTTCGATCCGGATACCAATTTCGTGGTGACGGCGGCGGCCGGATCGGGCAAGACGACGGCGCTCGTGGCCCGCATGGTGGCGCTGGTGCGGCAGGGCGTGCCTGTTCGGGACCTCACCGCCATCACGTTCACGCGGAAGGCGGCGGGGGAAATGAGCACCCGGTTCTTCAAAGAGTTGCAGGAAGCGCGGGTTGTGTTGCCGGACGGGTCTGCGCAGCACGAGCGTGTCACCCGGGCGCTCGGCAGTGTGCAGTCCGCCTTCATCGGCACCATCCACTCGTTTTGTGCTCGGCTCCTGCGCGAACGGCCTCTTGCAGCGGGCCTGCCCCCGGACTTTACGGCGGGACTGGAGGACCGGGAGGAGCGACAGCTCCGGGACCGTGCGTGGCAGCAGCACCTGAGCAGGGTGCACGAAGACTCGCCAGAAAGGATTGAGCGCATTGCCGAGTACGGCCTCGATCCGCAGGACCTCACGGCCTTCTTCGAGCGGCTCTGTGCCTACCCCGAACTTTCTCCGCTCGTCGACGCACCGGACGAGCCGCCGGCGCTGGACGCGGCGGTGGCAGCGGCCCGCGAACGGCTCCGCGAGTGGGATGCTCGTCGCCCCGATACGTTGCCCAAGGGGGAAGACGACGTGATGGCGGCCTTCGACACGGCCCGACGGATGCTCCGCTATCGCGATCTGGACGCGCCCGCCGAAAAAGCGGAGTTTCTATCGTTGTTTTCCGACGTGTCGGATGCGGAGCGGGCCGACGTCAAGATCACCTACTGGAAAGGCGATCAGGTTGACAACAAGGACTGGGCGAGGTCCCTTCGCGACGATTTGTTGCCCAGCTTCATCGAAACGACCGTGCAGCCGGTCCTCCGAGACTGGGAGGCGCTCGTGCATGAGGCGGTGGTCGACTTTACACAGCCGGCTGTCGAGCGCTACCGGGAGCTACGGCGGGAAGAGGGCCTGCTCACGTTCCACGACCTGCTCTCCCATACGCGCGATCTGCTCCGTGATCACCCCGACGTGCGACGGACGATTCAAGAGCGGTACCCGATTCTTCTGGTCGACGAATTTCAGGACACCGATCCTCTCCAGGCCGAAATCCTCTCGTTCCTCGCCAGTCAGGACCCGATGGAGCGGACGTGGGACGCGTGCCGGCCTCGCGACGGCAGCCTCTTCATCGTGGGCGACGACAAGCAGTCGATCTACCGGTTTCGCCGGGCGGACAAGGGCGTGTTCGACGCCTTCCGCACGCGCATCGACGACGAGCCGAACGGAGAGGCCGTTACGCTCACGAAGAACTTCCGCTCGCGGACGCCCATCTGCGAGTGGTGCAACGACGCGTTCGGGGCCATCTTTGACGACCCCAACCTCCGAGACCTTCAGGCCGAGTACGTGCCGTTCGATCCCCAGCGAGCCGCTGGACCCGAGGGGACGGCCCTGCGCCGGAATCCGCTGGACAAAGTGGGCTGGAACCGGGGCCGTCAGATTGCCGAGCAGGACGCCACCCGCATCGCACGGTTCATTCAGGCGGCCCGGGCGGGAGACGCTGAATCTGATTTTTATCGGGATGAGGAGGGCGCCGTCTTCGAGGATGAGGTCAATTTTTCGGACTTCCTCATCCTGACCCGCGCCAAGACGCGGCTCGGGGTCTACACCGACGTGCTGGCCCGTTACGGCATTCCGTACACCGTCACCGGCAGCGAAGACCTGGGCGACAGCGACGAGCTCAAGGCCGTGGTCGACCTCCTGCGCGCGGCGCTGCGCCCGGACGATCCGATTGCGGCGGTGGCCTACCTGAAGGGGGCACTGGCCGGGTGGAGCGACGACGATCTGTATCGGTTCCGTCGGGCCGGCGGGGACTTCGGGCAGATGGACGAACCGGTGCCCGACGCCGTTTGGGAGGCGCTGGACGATGACCGGACAGATCGGATAGAGGGGGCTTTCGATCGGGTGCGACACGCTCGTTCCGTCGTGCTGTCAGAGCGACCGAGTGTTGGCATCGAGCAGATCGTCGACGCGTTCGGCCTTCTGGCCGGGGCGGCGCATCCCGACGATCCGGCCGAAGCGTCCATGCGGGCCGGGGCGGTGCTTCGCATCACCAGCTACGTGCAGCACCTGGGGGCACAGGGGCTGGGGTGGGGCGAGGTGGTGGAGGAACTCGACCTCATTCTGGAGGGGGAGGAGTCCGTGGATGGCATGACGTTAGAGACCGGTGGAGGGGATGCGGTGCGGGTGATGAACGTGCACCAGGCGAAGGGACTGGAAGCGCCGGTCGTTTTTCTGGCGGATCCCTACAGCAGTGGCAGCGCACCCAAGCCGACGCTTCACCTCCGCCGTAAAGAGAATGAGATTGTAGCGCCGGTGGTGCAGGGCGAAGGCTACTTCACGCGCATCACGCACGCCCCGCTCGGTTGGCACGACGATACGCAGGCGTCCTACCGGGGAGAAGAGGAACGGCACGAGGCGGCTGAGGAGCACCGCCTTCTCTACGTCGCAGCCACGCGGGCCGAGCGCCTGCTGGTCGTGTCTACCTACCCAGAGAAGCCGAACGACGGGCCGTGGGCGCCGCTCTACGAGCCCCTCCAGGCGGCGGACGTACCGGCGCTTGCGGTTCCGGAGGGCAAGCCGCCCATTCCCCCACGAGCACCGGCCCCGGATCTGGAAGAACATCGCACCCGGCGAACCGAGCGGATTGCAACCCAGTCGCATCCGTCCTATACCTACACGTTCGTGACCGATGAGAAGGAGGGAGGAGCGCTTCTTCGTGCAGAAGCCGGGTATGGGCGCGAATTCGGGACCGCGATGCACCGTTTGTTCGAGCAGGTCGTGCGGCACCGTCTCACGCCTCTGGAGGTGTCCGACGATGTCCTTCAACACGTGCTCGAACAGGAAGACGCCGAGGTCACAGAAGCAACGGTGCGCCGTCTGCGCTCCATGCTGGTAGCCTTTCAGGAGAGCTGGATCTGGGAGGAACTTCAGGCCGCATCAGAGCTCCACACTGAGCATCCGTTTGCTAGACAGATGACCGACAGCGAAGGAGGAGAATCGTCTGAGCAGATACTGCGAGGGGATATTGATCTGCTCTATCGGCGCGACGACACGTGGACGCTCGTCGACTTCAAGAGTGATCGGGTTGACGACGCGGAGGGGCTGGCGACGGCACTTGGACCCAATCACAAGTACCGGCGGCAGGTTCGGGCGTACGTGGAGGCGTGGACCGACGTGACCGGAGAGCCGGTGGGGACGTCGGGCCTTTGGTTTGCGGATGCGGGGACGTTCGTCTCCGATGCCGGTGCCGGGGCGGCCTAATTAGGAAGGGGAGGAGAGTTCCGACATCTGATTGCGGATGGACTCCACAATCTCGTCCGGGGGGGCGTCGATGTGCACGATCACGGCCTCCTCGGGAGTTGGCTCCTCCAGCGTGGCAAACTGGCTGTCGAGAAGGTCAGCGTCGAAGAAGTGATCGGCGCGGGCCTCCATCCGCTTGCGGATGAGGTCGTACTCGCCGCGAAGGTAAACGAGATGAGCGTTCTCGGCACCGTCCAGGAGCACGTCGCGATACGAGGATTTGAGGGCCGAGCAAGCGACGATAGCCGGATCGTTGGTCGCGAGGCGCTCGTCAATGAACGCGCGAATGGAGCGCAGCCACGGCCAGCGGTCCTCGTCTGTTAGGGGCTCGCCCCGACGCATCTTGGCCACGTTCGCGTCCGGATGGAAATCGTCTCCGTCCACGAAGTCCCAATCCAGGACCTCGGCCAGCCGGGTGCCGATCGTCGTTTTGCCCGATCCCGACACTCCCATCAACACAATGACCATTGGCCTGTCGGGATCAAATTCCACATTCATAGCTCGTCATTCCACACCTGCCGCGGTTTACACGTCCCACGTCAGGATGTCCTGCTCAGACTTGTCGGCGTCCTCCCACTCTTCCGCATTTTCGAGCGGGCCGGACGTTTCAGTGATGTTGTAGCCGAGCTCGCGCCACTGATTGGCCAGATACTCGTTCCACTGGATATAGTGCTCGTACTCTTCCGGCAGCTGATCGTCCGGGTAGATGGCCTCTACGGGGCACACCGGTACGCAGGCGTTGCAGTCGATGCATTCGTCGGGCTGGATGGCCAGAAAGTTCGGGCCCTCGTAAAAGCAATCGACGGGGCAGACCTCCACGCAGTCGGTGTACTTGCAATTGATGCAGGGCTCGGTAACGACGTACGGCATGTGGGGTGGGTGTTGAAAGGTTCGGGTTGGGCGTTTCGCGTGATGCGTTGGCTGCCGGGAACGGA is part of the Salinibacter sp. 10B genome and encodes:
- a CDS encoding PD-(D/E)XK nuclease family protein, with the protein product MTPSILVEQLNRLRDTHPRAPLVVFVPRTQLGHALETALARHRGGWEGLQFQIPRHYAEAVAQIDVLTSGRHEAPVEAHLFRTARILQERPQQKTDSLPGWHLLASTVARAIDTLREGDVSVEAIRQRATAPDASETLGIVADCYEQYREELEARDLYDDATVYQWATERVQAGDAPGVEDTVYAVAGAAELSEHAAQFLKALQAHAKDVLRLGVDGSGPAAMAPPETAAARFGNVDVVPVSTAEDEAETVDDRFVRAVGATNEVKAVIRDLLEDGVAFDDATIAYASSQPYASLIADEAERAGIPITMGTGLPAEQTRTGRALRGLYEWVRENYDPAILIRMLRERLLRTDRWLDREIDDSDEGNLPSLRPHEAATLLAGRSYESGRDGLLGGLQSAISSVKKKSEERADCTLTDREERRLERRRLLAGYLKALVELVPREGDVRMLAENSCTFLQTFGPLDPVEDVAEEERTLDEAARQLLYDRLTRLSEMEVSCEASDRQLAAMMGRWLDEQAVQAQRPRPGHVHVLPLESAGYSDRSHLSVVGLDGTTFAAPMVDNGMLQDADRRALVESLTTVAEETRPTTPADDALWRAACALERHRGPTAYYTRIFDVEAGEERDPSSLFLQKESEALAGQSDDDKQEASRTVGLIPAADGIAIADRDRWLSSYRRGRQRTEALADEETSARDRLEAEHPWIVDGEAARQARQSDRYTVHDGLLPAADYPELDFFGDDERPVSASRLETLAEAPYVYFLKYVLGVRSLDEPAINDDPWFNPLRKGTLLHAIYEQFMEDLKGEPPSAEDLGDLMEIVEEKLEKEMEESAAPSEVAKQSALRALRRNAKLFLRAEIEHGENYAPDGFEWGFGFPPHRREDQDHDTPARLTVDDRSLQLRGRIDRVDRNRETGNLVAWDYKTGGTSSYDESDPLQDGKTLQWALYAYALEALWGETVEASGYFFATAAEVGRRMTASPDAHRTAVNRLLSRLGALAESGTFPVAPHLPDVTDWKWNGYDRIVKDLRERRRELKGKAYPEDRPEPPSF
- a CDS encoding UvrD-helicase domain-containing protein, whose amino-acid sequence is MKATSLQDQSERYDDAAVRRRIGPWDEDGVPDLDAFDPDTNFVVTAAAGSGKTTALVARMVALVRQGVPVRDLTAITFTRKAAGEMSTRFFKELQEARVVLPDGSAQHERVTRALGSVQSAFIGTIHSFCARLLRERPLAAGLPPDFTAGLEDREERQLRDRAWQQHLSRVHEDSPERIERIAEYGLDPQDLTAFFERLCAYPELSPLVDAPDEPPALDAAVAAARERLREWDARRPDTLPKGEDDVMAAFDTARRMLRYRDLDAPAEKAEFLSLFSDVSDAERADVKITYWKGDQVDNKDWARSLRDDLLPSFIETTVQPVLRDWEALVHEAVVDFTQPAVERYRELRREEGLLTFHDLLSHTRDLLRDHPDVRRTIQERYPILLVDEFQDTDPLQAEILSFLASQDPMERTWDACRPRDGSLFIVGDDKQSIYRFRRADKGVFDAFRTRIDDEPNGEAVTLTKNFRSRTPICEWCNDAFGAIFDDPNLRDLQAEYVPFDPQRAAGPEGTALRRNPLDKVGWNRGRQIAEQDATRIARFIQAARAGDAESDFYRDEEGAVFEDEVNFSDFLILTRAKTRLGVYTDVLARYGIPYTVTGSEDLGDSDELKAVVDLLRAALRPDDPIAAVAYLKGALAGWSDDDLYRFRRAGGDFGQMDEPVPDAVWEALDDDRTDRIEGAFDRVRHARSVVLSERPSVGIEQIVDAFGLLAGAAHPDDPAEASMRAGAVLRITSYVQHLGAQGLGWGEVVEELDLILEGEESVDGMTLETGGGDAVRVMNVHQAKGLEAPVVFLADPYSSGSAPKPTLHLRRKENEIVAPVVQGEGYFTRITHAPLGWHDDTQASYRGEEERHEAAEEHRLLYVAATRAERLLVVSTYPEKPNDGPWAPLYEPLQAADVPALAVPEGKPPIPPRAPAPDLEEHRTRRTERIATQSHPSYTYTFVTDEKEGGALLRAEAGYGREFGTAMHRLFEQVVRHRLTPLEVSDDVLQHVLEQEDAEVTEATVRRLRSMLVAFQESWIWEELQAASELHTEHPFARQMTDSEGGESSEQILRGDIDLLYRRDDTWTLVDFKSDRVDDAEGLATALGPNHKYRRQVRAYVEAWTDVTGEPVGTSGLWFADAGTFVSDAGAGAA
- a CDS encoding gluconokinase, GntK/IdnK-type, which gives rise to MEFDPDRPMVIVLMGVSGSGKTTIGTRLAEVLDWDFVDGDDFHPDANVAKMRRGEPLTDEDRWPWLRSIRAFIDERLATNDPAIVACSALKSSYRDVLLDGAENAHLVYLRGEYDLIRKRMEARADHFFDADLLDSQFATLEEPTPEEAVIVHIDAPPDEIVESIRNQMSELSSPS
- the fdxA gene encoding ferredoxin FdxA; amino-acid sequence: MPYVVTEPCINCKYTDCVEVCPVDCFYEGPNFLAIQPDECIDCNACVPVCPVEAIYPDDQLPEEYEHYIQWNEYLANQWRELGYNITETSGPLENAEEWEDADKSEQDILTWDV